In Flavobacterium sp. N1736, the following are encoded in one genomic region:
- a CDS encoding PASTA domain-containing protein: MSLRKYLTSRVFFLQILAAAAIIAVLGYLFMHWLTFTTDHGHEITVPNLSKLTEEQVESKLDELDLDYVLLDSVDYRSGFPKYSVVEQDPLPGTKVKVGRKIYIKINASGFSSVRIPDLIEKTYREAVPTLKALGLEAGTITYIPNLGKDMVLEMRYKGRNLKVGDRVLKASKIDLVLGDGKATYVDESQATDSLAEPAPETPKDEQ, from the coding sequence ATGAGTTTACGTAAGTATTTAACTAGCCGTGTGTTCTTTTTACAAATATTGGCTGCGGCTGCTATTATTGCCGTTTTAGGTTATTTGTTTATGCATTGGTTGACTTTTACAACTGATCACGGGCATGAAATTACGGTTCCGAATTTGTCTAAACTGACTGAGGAGCAAGTAGAATCAAAATTAGATGAATTAGACCTGGATTATGTGCTTTTGGATAGTGTTGATTATCGAAGCGGATTTCCTAAATACAGTGTTGTTGAGCAAGATCCGTTGCCGGGAACGAAAGTTAAAGTAGGTCGAAAAATATATATTAAAATAAATGCATCCGGATTTTCTTCTGTAAGAATTCCGGATTTAATCGAAAAAACATATCGCGAAGCTGTTCCAACTCTTAAAGCTTTAGGGCTTGAGGCGGGAACGATTACTTATATTCCAAACTTAGGAAAAGATATGGTTTTGGAAATGCGTTATAAAGGAAGAAACTTAAAAGTAGGAGACCGTGTGCTGAAAGCTTCTAAAATCGACTTGGTTTTAGGTGACGGAAAAGCAACGTATGTAGATGAAAGTCAGGCAACAGACAGCTTAGCTGAGCCAGCTCCAGAAACCCCAAAAGATGAACAATAA
- the coaD gene encoding pantetheine-phosphate adenylyltransferase, which yields MRKAIFPGSFDPITLGHEDIIKRGISLFDEIVIAIGVNAEKKYMFSLEERKRFIEETFKDEPKISVITYEGLTIDLAKKLKANFILRGLRNPADFEFEKAIAHTNRKLSKIETVFLLTAAKTSFISSSIVRDVLRNGGEYEMLVPDAVRVKK from the coding sequence ATGAGAAAAGCCATATTTCCGGGATCTTTTGATCCAATAACACTTGGTCACGAAGATATTATTAAAAGAGGAATTTCTCTTTTTGATGAAATCGTAATTGCAATTGGTGTTAATGCCGAAAAAAAATACATGTTTTCACTCGAAGAAAGAAAACGTTTTATCGAAGAAACATTCAAAGATGAACCTAAAATTTCTGTTATTACCTATGAAGGATTGACTATAGATCTAGCCAAAAAACTAAAAGCTAATTTTATTTTAAGAGGTTTGCGCAATCCCGCTGATTTTGAATTCGAAAAAGCCATTGCACATACCAACAGAAAACTGTCAAAAATAGAAACTGTCTTTTTATTAACGGCTGCAAAAACATCTTTTATAAGTTCAAGTATTGTTCGCGATGTATTGCGAAACGGCGGCGAATATGAAATGCTGGTTCCGGATGCTGTTAGGGTGAAGAAGTAA
- a CDS encoding ThuA domain-containing protein, translating into MILFLACFTAFSQSEKSNSKFKVIAFYTAKNDQAHISFVHEANKWFPKIAQQNHFEYDSTSNWDNLNAKFLAKYKVVLFLDTRPETQSQREAFQKYMENGGGWIGFHFSAFALNDSGYPQNWNWYHDTFLGSGEYSSNTWRPTSAVLRVENQHQITKNLPKTFTSAPNEWYKWNNDLRKNPDIKILLAIDESSFPLGTGPKPHEIWHSGYYPVVWTNTKYKMLYVNMGHNDIDYENGTNKTLSHTFENETQSKLILNALLWLGNSKK; encoded by the coding sequence ATGATACTTTTTTTAGCTTGTTTTACAGCATTTTCACAATCTGAAAAAAGTAATTCTAAGTTTAAAGTAATTGCTTTTTATACCGCAAAAAATGATCAGGCGCATATCAGTTTTGTGCATGAAGCCAATAAATGGTTTCCGAAAATAGCACAGCAAAATCATTTTGAATATGATTCAACCAGCAATTGGGACAATCTTAATGCAAAGTTTTTAGCAAAATATAAGGTTGTTTTATTTTTGGACACAAGACCTGAAACCCAAAGTCAGCGCGAAGCATTTCAAAAATATATGGAAAACGGCGGCGGATGGATTGGTTTTCATTTTTCGGCATTTGCTTTAAACGATTCCGGTTATCCTCAAAATTGGAATTGGTATCACGATACTTTTTTAGGTTCCGGTGAATATTCAAGTAATACCTGGCGCCCGACATCAGCAGTTTTACGAGTTGAAAATCAACATCAAATAACAAAAAACCTGCCCAAAACCTTTACATCAGCGCCAAACGAATGGTATAAATGGAATAATGATTTACGAAAAAATCCGGATATAAAAATTCTTTTAGCAATAGACGAATCCAGTTTTCCGTTAGGAACCGGACCAAAACCGCATGAAATTTGGCACAGCGGATATTATCCCGTTGTCTGGACCAATACAAAATACAAAATGCTTTATGTAAATATGGGACATAATGATATTGATTACGAAAACGGAACCAATAAAACACTTTCTCATACTTTTGAAAACGAAACCCAAAGCAAACTAATTCTCAACGCTTTACTTTGGTTAGGAAATTCTAAAAAATAA
- a CDS encoding RluA family pseudouridine synthase, protein MNNNNENLDLEDELFEHFRFEVPKGQALLRIDKYLMNLIQNATRNKIQNAATEGNIFVNDIPVKSNYKVKPFDVVTVMLSHPPFENHILPEDLPLNIVYEDDALLLINKEPGMVVHPGHGNYTGTLVNALAHHFDNLPMNSSERPGLVHRIDKDTSGLLVVAKTEAAMTHLAKQFEAKTSEREYIALVWGNVAEEEGTIEGNLARHLKDRMQMAVFADPEIGKPAITHYKVLERFGYVTLISCRLETGRTHQIRAHMKHIGHPLFNDERYGGHLILKNYVYKIQTVIENCFKALPRQALHAKTLGFVHPNTGEMMRFDTELPQDFQDCIEKWRNYGKTHNMEDEEK, encoded by the coding sequence ATGAACAATAATAATGAAAATTTAGATCTGGAAGACGAATTATTCGAACATTTTAGATTTGAAGTCCCAAAAGGTCAGGCGCTTTTGCGTATTGACAAATATTTAATGAATTTGATTCAGAATGCGACCCGAAATAAAATTCAGAATGCCGCAACTGAAGGAAATATTTTTGTAAATGATATTCCGGTAAAATCAAATTATAAAGTTAAACCTTTTGATGTTGTAACGGTTATGTTATCGCATCCGCCATTTGAAAATCATATTCTGCCGGAAGATCTTCCGTTGAATATTGTTTATGAAGATGATGCACTTTTACTGATTAATAAAGAGCCAGGAATGGTGGTACATCCGGGTCACGGAAATTATACGGGAACTTTGGTTAATGCTTTGGCGCATCATTTTGATAATTTGCCAATGAACAGCAGCGAGCGTCCGGGATTGGTTCATAGAATTGATAAAGATACATCCGGACTTTTGGTTGTTGCAAAAACGGAAGCGGCAATGACGCATTTGGCTAAACAATTTGAAGCTAAAACTTCTGAACGCGAATATATTGCACTTGTTTGGGGGAATGTTGCGGAAGAAGAAGGAACGATTGAAGGAAATCTTGCCAGACATTTAAAAGACCGTATGCAAATGGCGGTTTTTGCTGATCCTGAAATTGGAAAACCTGCCATTACTCATTATAAAGTTTTGGAACGTTTTGGTTATGTAACTTTGATTTCATGCCGATTAGAAACCGGAAGAACGCACCAAATTCGTGCACACATGAAACACATTGGGCATCCGTTGTTTAATGACGAGCGTTACGGCGGTCATTTGATTTTGAAAAACTACGTTTACAAAATACAAACAGTTATCGAGAATTGTTTTAAAGCGTTGCCACGTCAGGCTTTGCATGCTAAAACACTTGGTTTTGTGCATCCAAATACAGGCGAAATGATGCGTTTTGATACAGAATTACCACAGGATTTTCAAGATTGCATTGAAAAATGGCGCAATTATGGAAAGACGCATAATATGGAAGATGAGGAGAAATAA
- a CDS encoding PhnA domain-containing protein: MSIERELNKRSGSKCELCGAEENLKVYQVLPTQKGGLDESIMACATCIDQIENPDNVDLNHWRCLNDSMWNENVAVQVVAWRMLSRLRAAGWPQELLDMMYLDEDTLAWAKATGEGEDDENKLVHRDSNGVILEHGDSVVLIKDLKVKGSSMVAKQGTAVRNIRLDHENAEYIEGKVDGQQIVIITQYVKKI; the protein is encoded by the coding sequence ATGAGCATCGAAAGAGAATTAAACAAACGTAGCGGATCTAAATGTGAACTTTGCGGAGCAGAAGAAAACCTAAAAGTATATCAGGTATTACCAACTCAAAAAGGCGGACTTGACGAAAGCATAATGGCTTGTGCAACTTGTATTGACCAAATTGAAAACCCTGATAATGTAGATTTAAATCACTGGAGATGTTTAAATGACAGTATGTGGAATGAAAACGTGGCGGTACAAGTTGTTGCCTGGAGAATGTTAAGCCGATTGCGTGCTGCTGGCTGGCCGCAGGAATTGCTTGACATGATGTATTTAGACGAAGATACGCTTGCATGGGCAAAAGCAACCGGAGAAGGCGAAGATGACGAAAACAAGCTGGTTCACCGTGATAGTAATGGGGTAATTTTAGAACACGGAGATTCTGTTGTTTTAATAAAAGATTTAAAAGTAAAAGGATCAAGCATGGTTGCCAAACAAGGAACTGCCGTTCGTAACATTCGTTTAGACCATGAAAATGCTGAATATATCGAAGGAAAAGTAGACGGACAGCAAATTGTAATTATAACGCAATACGTGAAGAAGATATAA
- a CDS encoding sulfurtransferase translates to MPESHIVIYDDKNGSNAAARFWWMLRSIGHEKVQVLNGGLQAAIKLGFKTSSEIESFKPAERYPIAKWNLALADIEEVEKARNNKENIVIDVRDKNRFDGLTEPLDLIAGHIAGAVNVPFSENLNEDGLYKSPQVLAEKYAEILGNVKPENAIVHCGSGVTACHTLLAMDYAGIEIPNFTQDHGANGRATIVKCLQNKALALMFNT, encoded by the coding sequence TTGCCTGAAAGTCATATTGTTATTTATGATGATAAAAATGGATCAAATGCCGCAGCGCGTTTTTGGTGGATGCTTCGATCAATTGGGCACGAAAAAGTTCAGGTTTTAAACGGAGGTTTACAAGCTGCGATTAAACTTGGTTTTAAAACAAGCTCAGAAATCGAAAGTTTTAAACCAGCCGAAAGGTATCCAATTGCAAAATGGAATCTGGCTCTTGCCGATATTGAAGAAGTCGAAAAAGCCAGAAATAACAAAGAAAATATTGTAATCGACGTAAGAGATAAAAATCGTTTTGATGGTTTAACAGAACCGCTGGATTTAATTGCAGGACATATTGCGGGTGCTGTAAATGTTCCGTTTAGCGAAAATTTAAATGAAGACGGACTTTATAAATCACCTCAGGTTTTAGCCGAAAAATATGCTGAAATTTTAGGCAATGTAAAACCAGAAAATGCAATCGTACATTGTGGTTCAGGAGTTACTGCCTGCCATACATTATTAGCAATGGATTATGCCGGAATTGAAATTCCAAACTTTACACAGGATCATGGAGCGAATGGTCGCGCAACGATCGTGAAATGTTTACAAAATAAAGCATTGGCTTTAATGTTTAACACATAG
- a CDS encoding D-alanine--D-alanine ligase — translation MKNIAIIMGGYSSEYKISLISGNVVHQYLDKTKYNGFRIHIFKEKWVYVDENDAEFPIDRNDFSVTVNGQKITFDCVFNAIHGTPGEDGLMQAYFELLGIPQSSCDYYQSALTFNKRDLLSVLKPYGIKTAISYYLNKGDVINTDEIVKKVGLPCFVKPNKAGSSFGISKVKSAAELPIAIEVAYKEDNEIIIESFLDGTEVSVGVINYKGEIKVLPITEIVSDNDFFDYEAKYEGKSQEITPARISDELTQKVGETAKRAYEVLKMKGFSRSEFIIVDNEPYMLEMNTIPGLTTESLIPQQAKAAGISLEDLFTNAIELALA, via the coding sequence ATGAAAAACATAGCCATCATCATGGGCGGATATTCAAGTGAATATAAAATTTCGCTTATCTCAGGAAACGTCGTTCACCAATATCTTGATAAAACAAAATACAACGGATTTCGTATTCATATTTTTAAAGAAAAATGGGTTTATGTAGACGAAAATGATGCCGAATTCCCAATTGATAGAAATGATTTTTCGGTTACAGTAAACGGACAAAAAATTACTTTTGACTGTGTTTTTAATGCCATTCACGGAACTCCGGGCGAAGACGGATTAATGCAGGCTTATTTTGAATTATTAGGCATTCCACAATCGTCATGCGATTATTACCAATCGGCGCTTACATTCAACAAACGTGATTTATTATCGGTTTTAAAACCATACGGAATCAAAACTGCGATTTCTTATTACCTAAATAAAGGCGATGTTATCAATACAGACGAAATCGTAAAAAAAGTAGGTTTGCCATGTTTCGTAAAACCAAACAAAGCGGGTTCAAGTTTTGGAATCTCAAAAGTAAAAAGTGCGGCCGAATTGCCTATCGCAATTGAAGTTGCGTATAAAGAAGACAACGAAATTATCATCGAAAGTTTTCTTGACGGAACCGAAGTTTCTGTTGGAGTAATTAATTACAAAGGAGAAATTAAGGTTTTACCAATTACTGAAATCGTTTCAGATAATGATTTCTTTGATTACGAAGCGAAATACGAAGGAAAATCACAAGAAATTACGCCTGCCAGAATCTCAGACGAACTAACACAAAAAGTAGGAGAAACTGCCAAACGTGCTTACGAAGTTTTAAAAATGAAGGGTTTTTCAAGAAGCGAATTTATCATTGTAGACAACGAACCTTATATGCTTGAAATGAATACAATTCCGGGTTTAACAACCGAAAGTTTAATTCCGCAACAAGCAAAAGCAGCCGGAATTTCTCTTGAAGATTTATTCACCAATGCGATTGAGTTAGCGTTAGCTTAG
- a CDS encoding DUF421 domain-containing protein — translation MNEIFEWNRIFYNDLPENFALEVIFRSTVMFTILLLTLKLAGKRGVKQLSIFETVIIIALGSAAGDPMFYEDVGIVPAAIVFTVIIILYRAVTWLTGKSKRFEEFIEGKTECLINDGKFSVATFKKESLAQDEFFSELRIKSIEHLGQVKHAFIETSGEISVFFYEDKDVKYGLPILPGLFNEKSKNIQNDGIHACTFCGHTEEQKSGTAKCKVCKKEEWVPAIKTLRIT, via the coding sequence ATGAACGAAATATTCGAATGGAATAGAATTTTTTACAATGATTTGCCCGAAAATTTCGCGCTGGAGGTTATCTTTCGTTCCACAGTAATGTTCACGATTTTGCTGTTGACTTTAAAACTGGCAGGAAAACGAGGCGTTAAACAATTGTCGATTTTCGAAACCGTAATTATAATCGCCTTAGGTTCTGCAGCCGGAGATCCAATGTTTTATGAAGATGTTGGAATTGTTCCTGCCGCAATTGTTTTTACCGTAATTATAATTTTGTACCGCGCCGTAACCTGGCTGACTGGAAAAAGCAAAAGATTTGAAGAATTTATTGAAGGCAAAACCGAATGTTTGATAAACGACGGTAAATTTTCTGTAGCAACTTTCAAAAAAGAAAGTCTGGCGCAAGATGAATTTTTCTCTGAACTTCGTATTAAATCTATCGAACATCTTGGTCAGGTAAAACATGCTTTTATAGAAACAAGTGGCGAAATAAGCGTATTTTTTTATGAAGATAAAGATGTAAAATATGGCTTGCCAATTTTGCCTGGCTTGTTTAATGAAAAAAGTAAAAACATTCAAAATGACGGTATTCATGCCTGCACTTTTTGCGGCCACACCGAAGAACAAAAATCAGGAACTGCAAAATGCAAAGTCTGTAAAAAAGAAGAATGGGTTCCTGCCATAAAAACACTCAGAATAACGTAA
- a CDS encoding ABC transporter ATP-binding protein, with amino-acid sequence MENKAQIKDNTYELHPLSKIESHFKTLNTAAIPKAIEQHSFHESVLIKMENVSVSYDERKIIDNISWTIKQGEFWQLIGPNGAGKSTILSLITGDNPKGFGQNLFLFGRKKGSGESVWDIKKQIGIFTTSMTDLFQKGHTLEEMILSGFFDSIGLYIEPTTHQKQIVSQWLEVIEMTHLRKKRFIDLSIGQQRVALIVRAVLKHPPLLILDEPVEGLDDENVDLVIQLINTIKQETNVSILYVSHRIESGLAPTSVFELLPTPTGSIGKNKIPLRVKLKSFFESLRD; translated from the coding sequence GTGGAAAACAAAGCTCAGATTAAAGACAATACGTATGAATTGCACCCACTTTCAAAAATCGAAAGCCATTTTAAAACTTTAAATACAGCCGCAATTCCAAAAGCTATTGAACAGCATTCATTCCACGAAAGTGTATTAATAAAAATGGAAAATGTTTCTGTAAGCTATGACGAAAGAAAAATTATAGACAATATTTCCTGGACGATAAAACAAGGTGAATTCTGGCAATTAATTGGTCCGAATGGCGCCGGAAAAAGCACTATTTTATCCTTAATTACCGGAGATAATCCTAAAGGATTCGGGCAAAACTTATTCTTATTTGGAAGAAAAAAAGGAAGCGGAGAAAGTGTTTGGGACATCAAAAAACAAATTGGAATTTTCACCACATCAATGACCGATTTATTTCAAAAAGGACATACTCTCGAAGAAATGATTCTTTCCGGTTTCTTTGATTCTATCGGACTTTATATCGAACCTACGACGCATCAAAAACAAATCGTTTCGCAATGGCTCGAAGTAATCGAAATGACACATTTAAGAAAAAAACGTTTTATCGATCTTTCCATTGGGCAGCAAAGAGTTGCATTGATTGTTCGTGCCGTTTTAAAACATCCGCCATTATTAATTTTAGACGAACCTGTTGAAGGTCTTGACGACGAAAATGTAGATTTGGTCATTCAGCTTATCAATACTATAAAGCAGGAAACAAACGTGAGTATTTTATATGTTTCACACCGCATAGAATCAGGCCTTGCTCCCACTTCGGTATTCGAACTTTTACCAACTCCAACCGGATCAATCGGTAAAAATAAAATACCACTCCGAGTTAAATTAAAAAGTTTTTTTGAATCATTAAGAGATTAA
- a CDS encoding DEAD/DEAH box helicase produces MNKNHHSNNILSNLGIESLNEMQEVAQDAILNDNNVLLLSPTGSGKTLAFLLPVLELLQPEILSVQCLILVPSRELGLQIEQVWKKMGTQYKVNICYGGHSIDTEIKNLSNPPAVLIGTPGRIADHIDRDTFRTDKIQTLILDEFDKSLQLGFHEQMSYIIGKLTKLNKRVLVSATSDIEIPRYTRVVNPTVLDFIPEEEEKANLSMKMIVSPAKDKLESLFNLICSLKSQSAIIFCNHRDAAERISDTLNEKGIYATYYHGGMDQDERERALIQFRNGSMSYLITTDLAARGLDIPEMKHVIHYHLPLKEDEFTHRNGRTARMQATGTAYIIIHESEKKLDYIDYGMEVLNVENTTTLPKPPEYQTIYISGGKKTKLNKIDIVGFFSQKGKLEKGDLGLIEVKDFISFAAVKYNKVKDLLHNVKDEKMKGKKFKIEVARKVVKKEEER; encoded by the coding sequence ATGAATAAAAATCACCATTCCAACAATATACTTTCGAATTTAGGTATTGAGAGCCTAAACGAAATGCAGGAAGTTGCTCAGGACGCAATTTTAAACGATAACAATGTTTTGCTTCTTTCTCCAACAGGATCAGGAAAAACACTGGCTTTTTTGCTTCCGGTTTTAGAATTATTACAGCCGGAAATTCTTTCGGTTCAATGTTTAATTTTAGTGCCTTCGCGTGAATTAGGTTTGCAAATCGAGCAGGTTTGGAAAAAAATGGGAACGCAATATAAAGTGAATATCTGCTACGGCGGACATTCTATTGATACTGAAATTAAAAATTTAAGCAATCCGCCAGCGGTTTTAATTGGAACTCCGGGCAGAATTGCAGATCATATTGACAGAGATACTTTTCGTACAGACAAAATTCAGACTTTAATTTTAGATGAATTTGACAAATCACTGCAGTTGGGTTTTCATGAGCAAATGTCATATATCATTGGCAAATTAACAAAACTAAACAAACGCGTTTTGGTTTCGGCAACTTCAGATATTGAAATTCCGAGATATACCAGAGTTGTTAATCCAACAGTTTTGGATTTTATTCCCGAGGAAGAAGAAAAAGCGAATCTTTCGATGAAAATGATTGTTTCGCCAGCTAAAGATAAGTTGGAAAGTTTGTTCAATTTAATTTGTTCATTGAAATCACAGTCGGCAATTATATTTTGTAACCATCGCGATGCTGCAGAACGTATTAGTGATACATTGAACGAAAAAGGAATTTACGCCACGTATTATCATGGCGGAATGGATCAGGATGAACGCGAGCGCGCTTTGATTCAGTTTAGAAACGGAAGTATGAGTTATTTAATCACAACAGATCTTGCCGCACGTGGATTGGATATTCCGGAAATGAAACATGTAATTCATTATCATTTACCTTTAAAAGAAGATGAATTTACACATCGTAACGGTCGTACGGCACGTATGCAAGCTACAGGAACGGCGTATATAATTATTCACGAAAGTGAAAAAAAACTGGATTATATCGATTACGGAATGGAAGTTTTGAATGTAGAAAACACCACGACTTTACCAAAACCACCTGAATATCAAACAATTTATATTAGTGGAGGAAAGAAAACAAAACTGAATAAAATTGATATTGTTGGTTTCTTCTCTCAAAAAGGAAAATTGGAAAAAGGTGATTTAGGTTTAATCGAAGTAAAAGATTTTATCTCGTTTGCAGCTGTAAAATACAATAAAGTAAAAGACTTGCTTCATAATGTAAAAGACGAGAAAATGAAAGGCAAGAAATTTAAAATTGAAGTTGCCCGTAAGGTTGTCAAGAAAGAAGAAGAACGATAA